One segment of Hippopotamus amphibius kiboko isolate mHipAmp2 chromosome 4, mHipAmp2.hap2, whole genome shotgun sequence DNA contains the following:
- the LOC130850987 gene encoding ATP synthase membrane subunit K, mitochondrial-like, translating into MADLKTKAQFHFTGVKKYFIALMVLSFKLIFKNSPAVKAT; encoded by the coding sequence ATGGCAGATCTAAAAACCAAGGCTCAATTCCATTTCACtggtgttaaaaaatattttattgctttgatGGTCTTATCCTTCAAGCTAATATTTAAAAACTCCCCAGCTGTGAAAGCAACATAA